A single window of Ornithorhynchus anatinus isolate Pmale09 chromosome 3, mOrnAna1.pri.v4, whole genome shotgun sequence DNA harbors:
- the ZNF518A gene encoding zinc finger protein 518A — protein sequence MPFEKKHFFNDEERTTLLKDIGAKKRFDNAMKIGIVHDTLMSASQPTFLEDSFSYELKNVKIHLPKVNIPKAVALQHEGDRFRKLFQSKPQTARKSLSKEKVSASSLRCLEGRSLLHKSEGQFEEEGMKTAAKILNFNCSKCRNNVRYSPNDLQKHFELWHQGELPSYPCEMCSFSANDFQAFKQHRRIHRSTLVKCEICNDETTYTLLDLTKHFTSKHCVKGNFQCEKCRFSTKDVGTFVQHIHRHNEIQYKCGQCPQVSFTKGEFQRHLLVHSGTFSFRCQYCSYSAMRKDHLIKHVIGSHRDNLYAKEKLEKDNCEKRIMKTPSGLKLILRRYKMGTSRKTLWKRKKMNNASDGSTEKDTQVLKSINKIQRNAEEQNQLLKELHVSEEKTTCNEKQTQNYADSEMRTLSTTQNNKTEEESSSGLGSLKNTVHGPTVLMVKNNKITVPANYSAKFMGFKLVDGKQHIVIKLLPTSKHNLHSSGRQSDEVKVSTTNSQLRPGDTTGLSVPGASLHAHQLNNTVCTMSSTPLSFSALPFSGKVEPGKQKTALAHCKSKSLTGAYESKTPGKSPLHLSTKPELATAPLNLAMKVGPRGSVGPCGSCTTQSHPQVLCTTVTSPVNVESLKTNYPGELKAQNSRMSANYNVNYLNYMSSVDDSSHPPESLPFHNYSKVHILGSPCCSPVGAHENPKGEPLMSQMFSHRSNFGNEPSPSFPALAKGSKNPGSLLESPSQSSRAYRSPDTKDTCGCLKKEPFRDADRPCFVGRGQSNGQQYLHTNENQDFESIPEKSKWDRTSFVNSSSMPKITSVFSLQSKQASHFLSPEVKQVLQEVLKVKSSTHEESHNILDKALKLEQPFWKQEEESNIVTRVKDSTTCCLPFPSSKMGVTVPPRDLNVKDKPTNSVIYYGKERQVPSTSNDFGNSEKISRSSGVNTLLKTQADTVIAQQHVNDKIWATTVNRPVNSEPNKAVFVQSTSKGFLVPLHLANKPGLHVVSGRSRSSTNPPDVYSTSGLPASLLLNKGPGMILTLSNKMLGAAATVPDDSARVSGDATTKEPNKTPLKAERKSDHLTAGLCSSAFGSSPDVTVSSANSMPFKGPYVLSGSAETAVRGIASLNVLPEHRSTVLGTSDSVEQQREFQQKPSLYALVPEGQPTVLLKCVTPHKPKVHKPDIVQDNASSPSPQPKTSEGMQQKILLKIVKTPPAEVLADHQSGNNSRPTLQEDSLQSHKISSAEQKQPASSSDALLFSDRLVPASPSEGPCTATDGSKKSGYPTYHREAQLLRCKTNCTWESGLNNEKPTWNTRNKSSKIRTHLKPKDPETGLACKTRNGRRKTKGDFQEPPKRKVTVRRNCKRKTQTEDALESLGFCRPKLSKDAVRILKLFPFSSKQLVKCPRRNQPVVVLNHPDADSPEVINVMKTITKYKGNVLKVSLSKRTINTLLEPANCNVPNASLDEISAKRYRRRKAYCSVKERFVLKLTLKKTSKNKYQIVKTTSDNTLKAKFSCWFCGRIFDNQDSWVGHGQRHLMEATRDWDLLG from the coding sequence ATGCCATTTGAAAAgaagcatttttttaatgatgaagAGAGAACTACTCTTTTAAAAGATATTGGTGCAAAGAAACGATTTGATAATGCTATGAAAATTGGAATAGTTCATGATACGTTAATGTCTGCATCCCAGCCAACATTTTTAGAAGATAGCTTTTCTTATGAACTGAAAAATGTGAAAATTCACTTGCCTAAGGTAAATATACCCAAAGCAGTGGCATTGCAACATGAAGGTGACAGATTCAGAAAATTATTTCAGAGTAAACCACAAACTGCAAGAAAATCCCTTAGTAAAGAGAAGGTGAGTGCAAGTTCTTTACGGTGTTTAGAGGGACGGAGCTTGCTGCATAAATCTGAAGGGCAGTTTGAAGAAGAGGGGATGAAAACGGCAGCCAAAATCCTCAATTTCAACTGTTCAAAATGTAGAAACAATGTTCGATACAGCCCAAATGATTTGCAGAAACATTTTGAACTGTGGCACCAGGGAGAGTTGCCCTCATACCCTTGTGAAATGTGTAGTTTTTCAGCTAATGATTTTCAGGCATTCAAACAACACAGACGCATCCACCGAAGCACTTTAGTAAAATGTGAGATTTGTAATGATGAGACTACCTACACTTTACTGGACCTGACGAAACATTTCACATCTAAACATTGTGTGAAAGGTAATTTTCAATGTGAAAAATGTAGGTTTTCTACAAAGGATGTGGGCACATTTGTTCAGCACATTCATAGGCATAATGAAATCCAGTATAAATGTGGTCAGTGTCCTCAAGTAAGTTTTACCAAAGGAGAGTTCCAGCGGCATCTTCTTGTTCACTCTGGCACATTTTCCTTCCGTTGTCAGTATTGCAGCTACAGTGCGATGCGGAAGGATCACCTTATAAAACATGTTATAGGTTCGCATAGAGATAATTTATATGCAAAAGAGAAACTGGAAAAGGACAACTGTGAAAAAAGAATCATGAAGACCCCTTCGGGGCTTAAGCTTATATTAAGGAGATATAAAATGGGAACCTCAAGGAAGACActttggaaaagaaagaaaatgaataatGCGAGTGACGGAAGTACTGAAAAAGATACACAAGTGCTTAAAAGTATAAATAAAATTCAGCGTAATGCCGAAGAACAAAACCAACTTCTCAAGGAGCTGCATGTAAGTGAAGAAAAGACCACGTGTAACGAGAAGCAAACTCAGAACTACGCAGATTCAGAAATGAGAACCCTGTCAACCACACAAAACAATAAAACTGAAGAGGAATCAAGTTCCGGTTTGGGATCACTGAAGAATACTGTACATGGACCAACTGTGCTGATGgtgaaaaacaataaaataacTGTCCCCGCAAACTACAGCGCCAAGTTTATGGGATTCAAGCTGGTGGACGGAAAGCAACATATAGTGATAAAGTTGTTGCCCACCAGTAAACATAATTTGCATTCATCAGGTCGACAATCAGATGAAGTCAAAGTTAGCACTACTAATTCTCAGCTCCGTCCTGGTGACACCACTGGTTTATCGGTCCCAGGTGCTTCCCTGCACGCACATCAACTGAATAACACAGTTTGCACTATGTCTTCTACTCCTCTTTCATTTTCTGCTCTTCCATTTTCGGGGAAAGTGGAACCAGGAAAGCAAAAGACTGCTTTAGCTCACTGTAAGAGTAAATCTCTGACTGGTGCATATGAGAGCAAGACTCCTGGAAAAAGTCCACTGCACTTGTCCACAAAACCAGAGTTGGCAACGGCACCTTTGAATTTAGCCATGAAAGTTGGACCCAGAGGTAGTGTTGGCCCGTGTGGAAGTTGTACCACTCAAAGTCATCCTCAGGTGTTGTGTACCACTGTCACAAGCCCAGTCAATGTGGAGTCTCTGAAAACAAATTATCCCGGTGAACTAAAAGCACAAAATAGTAGAATGAGTGCTAACTACAACGTGAACTATCTCAACTATATGTCATCAGTTGACGACTCCAGTCATCCTCCAGAATCGTTACCTTTCCATAATTACTCCAAAGTGCACATTTTGGGTAGTCCATGTTGTAGTCCAGTAGGGGCGCATGAAAATCCAAAAGGAGAACCCCTAATGAGCCAAATGTTTTCTCATAGGAGTAACTTCGGGAATGAACCTAGTCCCTCATTTCCTGCACTGGCAAAGGGGAGCAAAAATCCAGGCAGTCTGTTAGAATCTCCATCCCAGAGTAGTAGGGCTTACCGCTCACCGGACACTAAGGATACGTGTGGATGTTTGAAAAAGGAGCCTTTCCGTGATGCAGATAGGCCGTGTTTTGTAGGAAGAGGACAAAGTAATGGCCAACAGTATTTGCACACTAATGAAAATCAAGATTTTGAGAGCATACCTGAGAAGTCCAAATGGGACCGTACCTCTTTTGTTAATTCATCCTCAATGCCTAAAATCACATCCGTTTTCTCTCTGCAGAGCAAGCAGGCATCTCATTTTTTGTCACCTGAAGTAAAACAGGTGCTCCAAGAGGTTTTGAAGGTAAAGTCAAGCACTCATGAAGAATCTCACAATATCTTAGATAAAGCTTTGAAACTTGAACAGCCATTttggaaacaggaggaggagagcaacATAGTCACACGTGTAAAAGACTCAACTACATGCTGTTTACCCTTTCCTTCTAGTAAAATGGGTGTAACTGTACCTCCAAGAGATCTGAATGTAAAAGATAAGCCAACAAATTCAGTTATATACTATGGGAAAGAAAGGCAAGTACCATCAACATCGAACGATTTTGGAAATTCAGAGAAAATATCAAGAAGTTCTGGCGTTAACACATTACTTAAGACTCAGGCGGATACAGTAATAGCCCAACAGCATGTAAATGACAAAATATGGGCTACTACGGTAAATAGACCAGTAAATTCAGAACCCAATAAAGCTGTTTTTGTTCAGTCCACTTCAAAAGGATTTCTCGTACCACTGCACCTTGCTAACAAACCCGGATTACATGTTGTTTCAGGAAGATCTCGATCATCAACGAATCCACCGGACGTTTATTCAACCTCAGGCCTGCCTGCGTCTCTTCTTCTAAACAAGGGACCCGGAATGATTCTAACACTCAGCAATAAGATGCTTGGGGCAGCTGCGACTGTCCCAGATGACAGTGCTCGAGTATCTGGTGACGCTACAACCAAAGAGCCTAACAAAACACCTttaaaggcagagaggaaaagtgaCCATCTTACGGCGGGGCTCTGTTCCTCTGCCTTCGGTAGTAGTCCTGATGTTACAGTTAGTTCAGCCAACAGCATGCCATTTAAGGGACCTTATGTTCTTTCTGGGTCTGCGGAAACGGCAGTGAGAGGGATTGCCTCTCTTAATGTGTTGCCTGAACATAGAAGCACAGTGTTGGGTACTTCGGATTCAGTAGAGCAGCAACGTGAATTCCAGCAGAAACCGTCGCTTTATGCACTCGTGCCCGAAGGTCAACCAACTGTTCTTCTAAAATGTGTGACACCACACAAGCCCAAAGTTCATAAACCTGATATAGTCCAAGATAATGCCAGTAGTCCAAGTCCTCAACCAAAGACATCTGAAGGAATGCAACAAAAGATATTACTGAAAATAGTTAAGACTCCTCCAGCTGAGGTCCTGGCTGATCATCAGTCAGGAAACAATTCCAGGCCCACTTTGCAAGAAGACAGCCTACAGTCTCATAAAATTTCCTCAGCAGAGCAGAAACAGCCTGCGTCTTCTAGTGATGCCTTACTCTTCTCAGATAGATTGGTGCCAGCGAGTCCGTCAGAGGGACCTTGCACTGCGACAGATGGTAGTAAAAAGTCAGGGTATCCTACATACCACAGAGAGGCACAATTATTAAGGTGTAAAACTAACTGTACCTGGGAGAGTGGCTTAAATAATGAGAAGCCCACATGGAATACCAGAAACAAAAGTTCAAAAATAAGAACTCACTTGAAACCTAAGGATCCTGAAACGGGGCTTGCGTGTAAAACCCGAAATGGTCGAAGAAAAACCAAAGGTGATTTCCAGGAACCACCTAAAAGGAAAGTAACAGTGCGCAGGAATTGTAAGCGGAAGACTCAAACCGAGGATGCCCTGGAGTCCCTTGGGTTTTGCAGACCAAAGTTATCAAAGGATGCTGTTAGGATTTTGAAACTTTTTCCTTTTAGTTCTAAGCAACTTGTGAAATGTCCTCGAAGAAATCAACCAGTTGTTGTATTGAACCATCCCGATGCGGATTCTCCGGAAGTAATCAATGTCATGAAAACGATCACAAAGTATAAAGGAAATGTACTCAAGGTTTCACTGTCCAAAAGAACTATTAATACTCTCTTGGAACCAGCGAATTGCAATGTTCCTAACGCATCTCTTGATGAGATTTCTGCTAAGAGGTACAGAAGGCGTAAAGCGTATTGTTCTGTGAAAGAAAGATTTGTGCTAAAGTTAACACTGAAGAAGACGAGCAAAAATAAATATCAGATTGTGAAAACTACCTCTGATAATACTTTGAAGGCTAAGTTTAGCTGTTGGTTTTGTGGTAGAATATTTGACAATCAGGATAGTTGGGTTGGTCATGGACAGAGACACCTAATGGAAGCTACTCGGGATTGGGATTTGTTAGGATAA